The Molothrus ater isolate BHLD 08-10-18 breed brown headed cowbird chromosome 28, BPBGC_Mater_1.1, whole genome shotgun sequence genome contains a region encoding:
- the LOC118695262 gene encoding DNA-directed RNA polymerase III subunit RPC4-like isoform X4: MRSVGGEPVAARAGMAEGGSGSSGSPGSLRPGGARAVLGRRPPAPPLSPGRLPSIRSRDLTLGGVKKKTFTPNIISRKIKEEPREDVVVKKEKKERERQRDGHGRGRNRPEVIQSHSIFEQGPAEMMKKKAGSWDRSVDVSDFGPSHIINIKKEKRETDEETKQILRMLQKDDFLDDPGLKNDIRNKPVQLPLAHSGWLFKEEVAEQEDTQPWLPAAKEEKMELDPPAVKVKEEPCEEDPKPAQPKGPPGFPRDVSAAELLQRLSLAQEEELLFLQLPDTLPGQPPSHDSKPSKAELHSEDGQVLLVKQEKSQEAKQAENICTLADLPEGQELVSVGIGDNRTGEMMVLGHVRHKLVCSPDFEALLEHRHR, from the exons ATGCGCAGTGTGGGCGGCGAGCCCGTGGCTGCCCGGGCAGG GATGGCCGAGGGGGGCTCTGGCAGCTCGGGCTCCCCGGGCAGCCTCCGGCCGGGGGGGGCCCGGGCGGTGCTGGGCAGGcgcccccccgcgccccccctGAGCCCGGGCCGCCTGCCCTCCATCCGCTCCCGAGACCTCACCCTGGGCGGCGTCAAAAAG aaaacTTTCACCCCCAACATCATCAGCAGGAAGATCAAGGAGGA GCCCCGGGAGGATGTGGTGgtgaagaaggagaagaaggagcgGGAGCGGCAGCGGGACGGGCACGGCCGGGGCCGGAACCGGCCCGAGGTCATCCAGTCCCACTCCATCTTCGAGCAGGGCCCTGCTGAAATGATGAAGAAGAAAG caggctCCTGGGACAGGAGCGTGGACGTGTCCGACTTCGGCCCTTCCCACATCATCAACAtcaagaaggagaagagggagacGGACGAGGAGACCAAGCAGATCCTGAGGATGCTGCAGAAGGATGAT ttCCTGGATGACCCGGGGCTGAAGAACGACATCCGGAACAAGCCGGtgcagctgcccctggcccACTCGGGCTGGCTCTTCaaggaggaggtggcagagcaggaggacacacagccatggctgcctgcagccaagGAGGAGAAGATGGAGCTGGACCCACCAGCAGTGaaag tgaAGGAGGAGCCGTGTGAGGAGGATCCCAAGCCGGCCCAGCCCAAGGGCCCCCCCGGGTTCCCACGGGATGTGTCGGcggctgagctgctgcagaggctgagcctggcccaggaggaggagctgctgttcctgcagctccctgacaCCCTGCCCGGGCAGCCCCCCAGCCACGACTCCAAACccagcaaagctgagctgcacagcGAGGatgggcaggtgctgctggtgaaGCAGGAGAAGAGCCAG gaggcCAAGCAGGCAGAGAACATCTGCACCCTGGCCGACCTCCCCGAGGGCCAG GAGCTGGTGTCCGTGGGCATCGGGGACAACCGCACGGGTGAGATGATGGTGCTGGGCCACGTCAGGCACAAGCTCGTCTGCTCCCCGGATTTCGAGGCTCTCCTGGAGCACCGGCACCGATAG
- the LOC118695262 gene encoding DNA-directed RNA polymerase III subunit RPC4-like isoform X2, which produces MRSVGGEPVAARAGMAEGGSGSSGSPGSLRPGGARAVLGRRPPAPPLSPGRLPSIRSRDLTLGGVKKKTFTPNIISRKIKEEPREDVVVKKEKKERERQRDGHGRGRNRPEVIQSHSIFEQGPAEMMKKKGSWDRSVDVSDFGPSHIINIKKEKRETDEETKQILRMLQKDDFLDDPGLKNDIRNKPVQLPLAHSGWLFKEEVAEQEDTQPWLPAAKEEKMELDPPAVKVKEEPCEEDPKPAQPKGPPGFPRDVSAAELLQRLSLAQEEELLFLQLPDTLPGQPPSHDSKPSKAELHSEDGQVLLVKQEKSQEAKQAENICTLADLPEGQVGKLLIRKSGKVQLVLGKVTLDVTMGTPCSFLQELVSVGIGDNRTGEMMVLGHVRHKLVCSPDFEALLEHRHR; this is translated from the exons ATGCGCAGTGTGGGCGGCGAGCCCGTGGCTGCCCGGGCAGG GATGGCCGAGGGGGGCTCTGGCAGCTCGGGCTCCCCGGGCAGCCTCCGGCCGGGGGGGGCCCGGGCGGTGCTGGGCAGGcgcccccccgcgccccccctGAGCCCGGGCCGCCTGCCCTCCATCCGCTCCCGAGACCTCACCCTGGGCGGCGTCAAAAAG aaaacTTTCACCCCCAACATCATCAGCAGGAAGATCAAGGAGGA GCCCCGGGAGGATGTGGTGgtgaagaaggagaagaaggagcgGGAGCGGCAGCGGGACGGGCACGGCCGGGGCCGGAACCGGCCCGAGGTCATCCAGTCCCACTCCATCTTCGAGCAGGGCCCTGCTGAAATGATGAAGAAGAAAG gctCCTGGGACAGGAGCGTGGACGTGTCCGACTTCGGCCCTTCCCACATCATCAACAtcaagaaggagaagagggagacGGACGAGGAGACCAAGCAGATCCTGAGGATGCTGCAGAAGGATGAT ttCCTGGATGACCCGGGGCTGAAGAACGACATCCGGAACAAGCCGGtgcagctgcccctggcccACTCGGGCTGGCTCTTCaaggaggaggtggcagagcaggaggacacacagccatggctgcctgcagccaagGAGGAGAAGATGGAGCTGGACCCACCAGCAGTGaaag tgaAGGAGGAGCCGTGTGAGGAGGATCCCAAGCCGGCCCAGCCCAAGGGCCCCCCCGGGTTCCCACGGGATGTGTCGGcggctgagctgctgcagaggctgagcctggcccaggaggaggagctgctgttcctgcagctccctgacaCCCTGCCCGGGCAGCCCCCCAGCCACGACTCCAAACccagcaaagctgagctgcacagcGAGGatgggcaggtgctgctggtgaaGCAGGAGAAGAGCCAG gaggcCAAGCAGGCAGAGAACATCTGCACCCTGGCCGACCTCCCCGAGGGCCAGGTGGGGAAGCTGCTCATCCGAAAGTCAGGAAAagtgcagctggtgctgggcaaGGTCACCCTGGACGTGACCATGGGcaccccctgctccttcctACAG GAGCTGGTGTCCGTGGGCATCGGGGACAACCGCACGGGTGAGATGATGGTGCTGGGCCACGTCAGGCACAAGCTCGTCTGCTCCCCGGATTTCGAGGCTCTCCTGGAGCACCGGCACCGATAG
- the LOC118695262 gene encoding DNA-directed RNA polymerase III subunit RPC4-like isoform X1 codes for MRSVGGEPVAARAGMAEGGSGSSGSPGSLRPGGARAVLGRRPPAPPLSPGRLPSIRSRDLTLGGVKKKTFTPNIISRKIKEEPREDVVVKKEKKERERQRDGHGRGRNRPEVIQSHSIFEQGPAEMMKKKAGSWDRSVDVSDFGPSHIINIKKEKRETDEETKQILRMLQKDDFLDDPGLKNDIRNKPVQLPLAHSGWLFKEEVAEQEDTQPWLPAAKEEKMELDPPAVKVKEEPCEEDPKPAQPKGPPGFPRDVSAAELLQRLSLAQEEELLFLQLPDTLPGQPPSHDSKPSKAELHSEDGQVLLVKQEKSQEAKQAENICTLADLPEGQVGKLLIRKSGKVQLVLGKVTLDVTMGTPCSFLQELVSVGIGDNRTGEMMVLGHVRHKLVCSPDFEALLEHRHR; via the exons ATGCGCAGTGTGGGCGGCGAGCCCGTGGCTGCCCGGGCAGG GATGGCCGAGGGGGGCTCTGGCAGCTCGGGCTCCCCGGGCAGCCTCCGGCCGGGGGGGGCCCGGGCGGTGCTGGGCAGGcgcccccccgcgccccccctGAGCCCGGGCCGCCTGCCCTCCATCCGCTCCCGAGACCTCACCCTGGGCGGCGTCAAAAAG aaaacTTTCACCCCCAACATCATCAGCAGGAAGATCAAGGAGGA GCCCCGGGAGGATGTGGTGgtgaagaaggagaagaaggagcgGGAGCGGCAGCGGGACGGGCACGGCCGGGGCCGGAACCGGCCCGAGGTCATCCAGTCCCACTCCATCTTCGAGCAGGGCCCTGCTGAAATGATGAAGAAGAAAG caggctCCTGGGACAGGAGCGTGGACGTGTCCGACTTCGGCCCTTCCCACATCATCAACAtcaagaaggagaagagggagacGGACGAGGAGACCAAGCAGATCCTGAGGATGCTGCAGAAGGATGAT ttCCTGGATGACCCGGGGCTGAAGAACGACATCCGGAACAAGCCGGtgcagctgcccctggcccACTCGGGCTGGCTCTTCaaggaggaggtggcagagcaggaggacacacagccatggctgcctgcagccaagGAGGAGAAGATGGAGCTGGACCCACCAGCAGTGaaag tgaAGGAGGAGCCGTGTGAGGAGGATCCCAAGCCGGCCCAGCCCAAGGGCCCCCCCGGGTTCCCACGGGATGTGTCGGcggctgagctgctgcagaggctgagcctggcccaggaggaggagctgctgttcctgcagctccctgacaCCCTGCCCGGGCAGCCCCCCAGCCACGACTCCAAACccagcaaagctgagctgcacagcGAGGatgggcaggtgctgctggtgaaGCAGGAGAAGAGCCAG gaggcCAAGCAGGCAGAGAACATCTGCACCCTGGCCGACCTCCCCGAGGGCCAGGTGGGGAAGCTGCTCATCCGAAAGTCAGGAAAagtgcagctggtgctgggcaaGGTCACCCTGGACGTGACCATGGGcaccccctgctccttcctACAG GAGCTGGTGTCCGTGGGCATCGGGGACAACCGCACGGGTGAGATGATGGTGCTGGGCCACGTCAGGCACAAGCTCGTCTGCTCCCCGGATTTCGAGGCTCTCCTGGAGCACCGGCACCGATAG
- the LOC118695262 gene encoding DNA-directed RNA polymerase III subunit RPC4-like isoform X3, whose protein sequence is MAEGGSGSSGSPGSLRPGGARAVLGRRPPAPPLSPGRLPSIRSRDLTLGGVKKKTFTPNIISRKIKEEPREDVVVKKEKKERERQRDGHGRGRNRPEVIQSHSIFEQGPAEMMKKKAGSWDRSVDVSDFGPSHIINIKKEKRETDEETKQILRMLQKDDFLDDPGLKNDIRNKPVQLPLAHSGWLFKEEVAEQEDTQPWLPAAKEEKMELDPPAVKVKEEPCEEDPKPAQPKGPPGFPRDVSAAELLQRLSLAQEEELLFLQLPDTLPGQPPSHDSKPSKAELHSEDGQVLLVKQEKSQEAKQAENICTLADLPEGQVGKLLIRKSGKVQLVLGKVTLDVTMGTPCSFLQELVSVGIGDNRTGEMMVLGHVRHKLVCSPDFEALLEHRHR, encoded by the exons ATGGCCGAGGGGGGCTCTGGCAGCTCGGGCTCCCCGGGCAGCCTCCGGCCGGGGGGGGCCCGGGCGGTGCTGGGCAGGcgcccccccgcgccccccctGAGCCCGGGCCGCCTGCCCTCCATCCGCTCCCGAGACCTCACCCTGGGCGGCGTCAAAAAG aaaacTTTCACCCCCAACATCATCAGCAGGAAGATCAAGGAGGA GCCCCGGGAGGATGTGGTGgtgaagaaggagaagaaggagcgGGAGCGGCAGCGGGACGGGCACGGCCGGGGCCGGAACCGGCCCGAGGTCATCCAGTCCCACTCCATCTTCGAGCAGGGCCCTGCTGAAATGATGAAGAAGAAAG caggctCCTGGGACAGGAGCGTGGACGTGTCCGACTTCGGCCCTTCCCACATCATCAACAtcaagaaggagaagagggagacGGACGAGGAGACCAAGCAGATCCTGAGGATGCTGCAGAAGGATGAT ttCCTGGATGACCCGGGGCTGAAGAACGACATCCGGAACAAGCCGGtgcagctgcccctggcccACTCGGGCTGGCTCTTCaaggaggaggtggcagagcaggaggacacacagccatggctgcctgcagccaagGAGGAGAAGATGGAGCTGGACCCACCAGCAGTGaaag tgaAGGAGGAGCCGTGTGAGGAGGATCCCAAGCCGGCCCAGCCCAAGGGCCCCCCCGGGTTCCCACGGGATGTGTCGGcggctgagctgctgcagaggctgagcctggcccaggaggaggagctgctgttcctgcagctccctgacaCCCTGCCCGGGCAGCCCCCCAGCCACGACTCCAAACccagcaaagctgagctgcacagcGAGGatgggcaggtgctgctggtgaaGCAGGAGAAGAGCCAG gaggcCAAGCAGGCAGAGAACATCTGCACCCTGGCCGACCTCCCCGAGGGCCAGGTGGGGAAGCTGCTCATCCGAAAGTCAGGAAAagtgcagctggtgctgggcaaGGTCACCCTGGACGTGACCATGGGcaccccctgctccttcctACAG GAGCTGGTGTCCGTGGGCATCGGGGACAACCGCACGGGTGAGATGATGGTGCTGGGCCACGTCAGGCACAAGCTCGTCTGCTCCCCGGATTTCGAGGCTCTCCTGGAGCACCGGCACCGATAG
- the LOC118695261 gene encoding phytanoyl-CoA hydroxylase-interacting protein has product MELLSTPKNIEINNITCDSFRISWAMEKGDLERVTHYFIDLNKKENKNSNKFKHRDVPTKLVAKAVPLPMTVRGHWFLSPRTEYSVAVQTAVKQSDGEYLVSGWSETVEFCTGDYAKEHLAQLQEKAELIAGRMLRFSVFYRNQHKEYFQHVRMHCGNVMKPSLKDNSGSHGSPTSGMLHGIFFSCNTEFNTGQPPQDSPYGRYRFQIPAQRLFNPNTNLYFADFYCMYTAYHYVVLVLAPKGSSGDLFCRERLPQLDISSNKFLTCCVEEGELVYRHAQDSILEVIYTEPVDLSLGVLGEISGHQLMSLSTANAKKDPSCKTCNISVGR; this is encoded by the exons atggagctgctgtccACCCCCAAAAACATCGAGATCAACAACATCACCTGCGATTCCTTCCGCATCTCCTGGGCTATGGAGAAGGGGGACCTGGAGAGGGTCACCCACTACTTCATCGACCTCAACAAGAAGGAGAACAAGAATTCCAACAAGTTCAAGCACCGG GATGTCCCCACCAAGCTGGTGGCCAAGGCGGTGCCGCTGCCCATGACCGTGCGGGGCCATTGGTTCCTGAGCCCCCGCACCGAGTACAGCGTGGCCGTGCAGACCGCGGTCAAGCAGAGCGACGGCGAGTACCTGGTGTCCGGCTGGAGCGAGACCGTGGAGTTCTGCACCGGGG ACTACGCCAAGGAGCACCtagcccagctgcaggagaaagcGGAGCTGATCGCCGGCCGCATGCTGCGCTTCTCCGTCTTCTACCGCAACCAGCACAAGGAGTATTTCCAGCACGTCAG GATGCACTGCGGGAACGTGATGAAGCCGTCGCTGAAGGACAACAGCGGGAGCCACGGCTCGCCCACCAGCGGGATGCTGCACGGCATCTTCTTCAGCTGCAACACCGAGTTCAACACCGGGCAGCCCCCGCAGGACTCGCCCTACGGCCGGTACCGCTTCCAAATCCCGGCCCAGCGCCTCTTCAACCCCAACACCAACCTCTACTTCGCGGACTTCTACTGCATGTACACCGCCTACCACTACGTCGTGCTGGTCCTGGCGCCCAAGGGCTCCTCCGGGGATCTCTTCTGCCGGGAGCGCCTTCCCCAGCTGGACATTTCCTCCAACAAGTTCCTGACGTGCTGCGTGGAGGAGGGCGAGCTGGTGTACCGCCACGCCCAGGACAGCATCCTGGAGGTCATTTACACGGAGCCGGTGGACCTGAGCCTCGGCGTGCTGGGGGAGATCAGCGGCCACCAGCTCATGAGCCTCTCCACCGCCAACGCCAAAAAGGACCCCAGCTGCAAGACGTGCAACATCAGCGTGGGGCGTTAA